From the Pseudomonas baltica genome, one window contains:
- a CDS encoding PepSY-associated TM helix domain-containing protein: protein MKEGLRQSMAWLHTWAGLVFGWLLFAIWLTGTLAYFQEEITHWAHPEIPVRALDTRASLASAQTFIDAHAADSPSVYIALPNHRDPVLGVMYKDPQKTGRGSFTRAMVDPQTGLKQETRESRGGEFFYRFHFELQMGYPWGRWLASIAAFVMFFTLVSGIITHKKIFKEFFTFRPGKAQRSWLDGHNAIGVLILPFHLMISYSSLVIFMSMIMPASIMTSYHGDSKGFFSDVFPSVAPAAATGENTPLMPLTELYDKARQQWPDTRISRVELERPKDSAPTIEFTRDDSESVAYNYGNNLVLNAQTGAVLSTPRAIPVPMLIGGGFYGLHMGHFAGPLLRWLYFFGGIGGTVLIGTGLVMWLNKRQLKHAKSGVQPFELRLVEVLNLASMAGLLWAVPGFLLANRLLPVALEARSDWEIRVFFGAWLLSLLHALFRRGRQAWIEQLMTAAALLAAIPLVSALTTDHGLLRSIASGDWAMAGVDLTAFAAALFLLWTGRKLMKKAAVAKRKPAQREAEAVLESEGGR from the coding sequence ATGAAGGAAGGACTACGGCAATCCATGGCCTGGCTGCACACTTGGGCGGGGCTGGTGTTCGGCTGGCTGCTGTTCGCCATCTGGCTGACCGGCACGCTGGCCTATTTTCAGGAGGAAATCACGCACTGGGCGCACCCTGAAATCCCCGTGCGCGCACTCGATACCCGCGCGAGCCTTGCCAGCGCGCAGACCTTCATCGACGCCCACGCGGCGGATTCGCCGAGTGTGTATATCGCCCTGCCGAATCATCGCGATCCGGTGCTGGGGGTCATGTACAAGGATCCGCAAAAGACCGGCCGTGGCAGCTTCACCCGGGCGATGGTCGACCCACAGACCGGCCTCAAGCAAGAAACCCGCGAGAGCCGCGGCGGCGAGTTTTTCTATCGCTTCCACTTCGAATTGCAGATGGGCTACCCGTGGGGCCGCTGGCTGGCCAGCATCGCGGCCTTCGTGATGTTCTTCACTCTGGTCAGCGGCATCATCACTCACAAGAAGATCTTCAAGGAATTCTTCACCTTCCGCCCCGGCAAGGCCCAGCGTTCGTGGCTCGACGGGCATAACGCGATCGGCGTGCTGATCTTGCCGTTCCATCTGATGATCAGCTATAGCAGCCTGGTGATCTTCATGAGCATGATCATGCCGGCCAGCATCATGACCAGCTATCACGGCGACTCCAAGGGCTTCTTCAGTGATGTATTCCCCAGCGTCGCGCCAGCGGCGGCCACTGGCGAAAACACGCCACTGATGCCGCTCACCGAGCTTTACGACAAGGCCCGCCAGCAATGGCCCGATACCCGTATCAGCCGGGTCGAGCTGGAGCGCCCGAAAGACAGCGCCCCGACCATCGAATTCACCCGTGACGACAGCGAAAGCGTCGCTTACAACTATGGCAACAATTTGGTCCTGAACGCTCAGACCGGCGCAGTGCTGAGTACGCCGCGCGCGATCCCGGTGCCGATGCTGATCGGCGGCGGCTTCTACGGCTTGCACATGGGCCACTTCGCCGGCCCATTGCTGCGCTGGCTGTATTTCTTCGGCGGTATCGGCGGCACCGTGCTGATCGGCACCGGCTTGGTGATGTGGCTCAACAAACGCCAGCTCAAACATGCCAAGTCCGGCGTGCAGCCTTTCGAATTGCGCCTGGTGGAAGTGCTCAACCTGGCGAGCATGGCGGGGCTGCTGTGGGCGGTCCCGGGATTCCTGTTGGCCAACCGGCTGCTGCCGGTGGCGCTGGAGGCCCGTAGCGACTGGGAAATACGCGTGTTCTTCGGGGCCTGGTTGCTGTCGCTGCTGCACGCTCTGTTTCGCCGCGGTCGTCAGGCCTGGATCGAGCAATTAATGACGGCAGCGGCGCTGCTGGCAGCGATACCGCTGGTGAGCGCCCTGACCACCGATCACGGCCTGCTGCGCTCGATAGCGAGTGGCGACTGGGCCATGGCCGGGGTCGACCTGACCGCCTTCGCCGCCGCACTGTTTTTGCTGTGGACGGGCCGCAAGTTGATGAAAAAAGCCGCCGTGGCCAAGCGCAAGCCGGCGCAGCGGGAAGCCGAAGCGGTGCTGGAAAGCGAGGGCGGTCGATGA
- a CDS encoding DUF3649 domain-containing protein has translation MASKLNGVPVSYRLAVASRIVAAALGGYVLAALASICLAWTLPLTRPEAVVSSMMLAFVVYLIVVLWCFACRSAWRAWAGIALPGLLLAVADSALYWMNTP, from the coding sequence ATGGCCAGTAAACTTAACGGTGTGCCCGTCAGTTACCGCCTTGCGGTGGCCTCGCGCATCGTCGCAGCGGCGCTGGGCGGCTACGTGCTTGCAGCGCTGGCGAGCATCTGCCTGGCCTGGACCTTGCCACTGACGCGTCCTGAAGCCGTGGTCAGCAGCATGATGCTGGCCTTTGTCGTCTATCTGATCGTGGTGCTCTGGTGCTTCGCCTGCCGCAGCGCCTGGCGGGCATGGGCGGGCATCGCGCTGCCGGGCCTGCTACTGGCCGTCGCCGATAGCGCCCTGTACTGGATGAACACGCCATGA
- a CDS encoding sigma-70 family RNA polymerase sigma factor has product MSHPSSDASSTVEGLYVAHQSWLTGWLRHRLGCPHSAADLAQDTFVRLLTARETPPLREPRAFLTTVAKRVLFNHYRRQDLERAYHQALAQLPEALVPSEEYRAIILQTLTELDELLDDLPVAVKRAFLLAQVDGLSYGEIASELNISIATVKRHLGKAALRCYFAL; this is encoded by the coding sequence TTGTCGCACCCCAGCTCAGACGCTTCTTCGACGGTCGAAGGCCTGTACGTCGCTCATCAGAGCTGGCTGACCGGCTGGCTGCGGCATCGCCTGGGCTGCCCGCACTCGGCAGCCGACCTCGCCCAGGACACCTTCGTGCGCCTGCTGACGGCGCGGGAAACCCCGCCTCTGCGCGAGCCGCGGGCGTTTCTGACGACGGTCGCCAAGCGCGTGCTGTTCAACCACTACCGTCGCCAGGATCTCGAGCGCGCCTATCATCAGGCGCTCGCACAGCTGCCCGAAGCGTTGGTGCCGTCCGAGGAATACCGGGCGATCATCCTGCAGACCCTGACCGAACTCGACGAATTGCTCGACGACCTGCCGGTAGCGGTCAAGCGCGCGTTTTTGCTGGCGCAGGTCGACGGCTTGAGCTACGGCGAAATCGCCAGCGAGCTGAACATCAGTATTGCCACGGTCAAGCGGCACCTCGGCAAAGCCGCCCTGCGCTGCTATTTCGCCCTGTGA
- a CDS encoding FecR family protein, with protein MNAASRGFSSHVAEQAVHWLVELQEGATDSQRQQAWQRWLEADAEHRRAWEHIQQINLRLRGVPGPLAHATLKAPPSAARRRALKALLVLGVASATGLGLRQQQVLPPLLADYRSPFGERRQMPLDDGSQLHLNTASAVDVHFDGQRRLIHLLEGQLLLSVAPDPRPLYITTAQGVIRPQQGRIDVRQLAGQTQVAVFEGAANVSPQALRGYPLVLQRGRQTRFSHQQWSPPVVTDANGGAWIDGMLVAASMRLGDFIEEMSRYRRGHVQCDPRVADLRISGSYPLDDTDRILDLLTVALPLQITRRTRYWVSVEARV; from the coding sequence ATGAACGCAGCGTCTCGCGGCTTTTCCAGCCATGTCGCCGAGCAGGCCGTGCACTGGTTGGTGGAATTGCAGGAAGGCGCCACCGACAGCCAGCGCCAGCAGGCCTGGCAGCGCTGGCTGGAGGCCGACGCCGAGCACCGCCGCGCGTGGGAGCATATTCAGCAGATCAATCTGCGTTTGCGCGGGGTGCCCGGACCATTGGCCCATGCCACCCTCAAGGCACCGCCTTCGGCAGCCCGGCGCCGCGCACTCAAGGCCCTGCTGGTGCTGGGCGTGGCCAGCGCAACCGGGTTGGGCTTGCGCCAGCAGCAAGTGTTGCCGCCCTTGCTGGCCGATTACCGCAGCCCCTTCGGCGAGCGCCGGCAGATGCCGCTGGATGACGGTTCGCAGTTGCACTTGAACACCGCCAGCGCGGTGGACGTGCACTTCGATGGCCAGCGCCGGCTGATCCACTTGCTCGAAGGCCAGCTGCTGTTGAGTGTCGCGCCCGATCCGCGGCCGTTGTACATCACCACGGCGCAGGGTGTGATCCGTCCACAGCAGGGCCGCATTGACGTCCGCCAACTGGCCGGGCAAACCCAGGTCGCGGTTTTCGAGGGGGCGGCCAATGTCAGCCCGCAGGCTCTGCGCGGTTATCCATTGGTGCTGCAGCGCGGCCGTCAAACGCGGTTCAGCCACCAGCAGTGGTCGCCGCCAGTGGTGACCGATGCCAACGGCGGCGCCTGGATCGACGGCATGCTGGTCGCCGCCAGCATGCGCCTGGGCGATTTCATCGAGGAAATGAGCCGTTATCGCCGCGGGCATGTGCAGTGCGATCCGCGGGTTGCCGATTTGAGGATTTCCGGCAGCTATCCGCTGGACGACACCGACCGCATTCTTGATCTGCTGACCGTTGCGCTGCCGTTGCAGATCACGCGGCGCACGCGCTACTGGGTCAGTGTCGAAGCGCGGGTTTGA
- the fecA gene encoding TonB-dependent Fe(3+) dicitrate receptor FecA codes for MSFTPTPIARSLRCLLLGASLSLSGLPLAHGAQTPTRSYHIAPSSLESALNQFGRETGVLISFASDSVGGLQSPGLEGEFSVEQGLQRLLQGTGLQAKASGANAYSLEKAPGAAATVNAPIELGASTVVGDWLGQADQTNVFEHPGARDVVRRESFERSGATSAREVLNRIPGVNAPLNNGTGSHDMALNFGIRGLNPRLATRSTVLMDGIPVPFAPYGQPQLSFAPVSMGNMDAVDVVRGGGAVRYGPQNVGGIVNFVTRAIPDEPTLKGGLQTETAPSSSHDGFKTTGNLMAGGTNANGLGGAILYSGVRGGDWREHSDTQIDDLILKGNYQIDEANSVHAMAQYYEGEADMPGGLSSAAYKDDPYQSTRLKDKFWGRRTLFNVGYRYQQDAREFTVNSFFTNTLRSGYLDQGTFMSLSPREYWVRGVETHFSQGFALGDSWNEVGVGYRYISEAGHELRYRESIASGLMPSTDSRNDRDTRGSTEAHAFFIDDRIDIGKWTFTPGIRYEMIDSQQTNLLTRAKYSGSYNTPLPALNVMYHLTDSWNLYANTEGSFGSVQYSQMPNRVTSGEVKPEKARTWELGTRYDDGRIKAELGAFLIDFDNQYDSNQTNDTVIARGKTRHQGIESSINYALDGLSPALAGYEVYATYAYVDATIREAGVNHGNRVPFSSKHKGTLGVSYTEGPWKLNVDGEYQSSQFADNENTVAESADGSTGRIPGYVLFNGRAGYDFGPQLSNLNVAVGVKNVFNHEYFTRSYDDNNKGKYVGQPRTVYLQTSVAF; via the coding sequence ATGTCATTCACGCCCACTCCGATCGCCCGTTCACTGCGTTGCCTGTTGCTGGGCGCGAGCCTCAGTTTGAGCGGCCTGCCGCTCGCCCACGGCGCGCAAACGCCGACCCGCAGCTACCACATCGCGCCCAGTTCGCTGGAAAGCGCCCTGAATCAATTCGGCCGGGAAACCGGCGTGTTGATCTCCTTCGCGTCCGACAGCGTCGGCGGTCTGCAAAGCCCCGGCCTGGAAGGGGAATTCAGCGTCGAACAGGGGCTGCAACGGCTGCTGCAAGGCACTGGCCTGCAAGCCAAGGCGTCCGGCGCCAATGCCTACAGTCTCGAAAAAGCCCCCGGCGCGGCTGCCACGGTCAATGCCCCTATCGAGCTGGGCGCCTCCACGGTCGTCGGCGACTGGCTGGGCCAGGCCGACCAGACCAACGTCTTCGAACATCCGGGTGCACGCGACGTGGTTCGCCGAGAGTCCTTCGAACGCAGCGGTGCGACCAGCGCCCGCGAAGTCCTCAATCGCATCCCTGGGGTCAACGCGCCGCTCAACAACGGTACCGGCAGCCATGACATGGCGCTGAACTTCGGTATCCGCGGCCTCAATCCACGTCTGGCGACCCGCTCCACCGTGTTGATGGACGGCATCCCGGTGCCGTTCGCACCCTACGGTCAGCCGCAGTTGTCATTCGCGCCGGTGAGCATGGGCAACATGGACGCCGTCGATGTGGTGCGCGGCGGCGGCGCGGTGCGTTACGGCCCGCAGAACGTCGGCGGCATCGTCAACTTCGTGACCCGCGCCATTCCCGACGAGCCGACCCTCAAGGGCGGCCTGCAGACCGAAACCGCGCCGTCCTCCAGCCACGACGGTTTCAAGACCACCGGCAATCTGATGGCCGGCGGCACCAACGCCAACGGCCTGGGCGGCGCGATCCTCTACTCCGGGGTGCGCGGCGGCGACTGGCGCGAACACAGCGACACGCAGATCGACGACCTGATCCTCAAGGGCAACTATCAGATCGACGAGGCCAACAGCGTGCACGCCATGGCCCAGTACTACGAGGGCGAAGCGGACATGCCCGGCGGCCTGAGCAGTGCGGCCTACAAGGACGATCCCTACCAGTCCACACGCCTGAAAGACAAGTTCTGGGGCCGTCGCACGTTGTTCAACGTCGGCTATCGCTACCAGCAGGATGCTCGCGAGTTCACCGTCAACAGCTTCTTCACCAACACCCTGCGCAGCGGCTACCTCGATCAGGGCACGTTCATGTCGCTGTCGCCACGCGAATACTGGGTACGCGGGGTCGAGACCCACTTCTCTCAGGGTTTCGCCCTCGGTGACAGCTGGAACGAGGTAGGCGTGGGCTATCGCTATATCAGCGAAGCCGGCCACGAATTACGCTATCGCGAGTCCATCGCCTCGGGCCTGATGCCCAGCACCGACAGCCGCAACGACCGAGATACCCGCGGCTCGACCGAAGCCCATGCGTTTTTCATCGATGACCGCATCGACATCGGCAAGTGGACGTTCACCCCCGGCATTCGCTACGAGATGATCGACTCGCAGCAGACCAATCTGCTCACCCGCGCCAAGTACTCCGGCAGCTACAACACGCCGCTGCCGGCACTCAACGTGATGTATCACCTGACCGACAGCTGGAATCTGTACGCCAATACCGAGGGGTCGTTCGGCAGCGTGCAGTACAGCCAGATGCCCAACCGCGTCACCAGCGGCGAAGTCAAACCCGAGAAAGCCCGCACCTGGGAGCTGGGAACTCGCTATGACGACGGGCGCATCAAGGCCGAACTGGGCGCCTTCCTGATCGACTTCGACAATCAGTACGACAGCAACCAGACCAACGACACCGTCATCGCGCGCGGCAAGACCCGCCACCAGGGCATCGAGAGCAGCATCAACTACGCGCTGGATGGCTTGAGCCCGGCGCTGGCCGGTTACGAGGTGTATGCCACCTACGCCTATGTAGACGCGACTATCCGCGAAGCGGGGGTCAACCACGGCAATCGCGTGCCGTTCTCGTCAAAACATAAAGGCACCCTGGGCGTGTCTTATACCGAGGGCCCGTGGAAGCTCAACGTCGATGGCGAGTACCAGAGCAGCCAGTTCGCCGACAACGAGAATACCGTGGCTGAAAGTGCCGACGGCAGCACCGGGCGAATCCCCGGATACGTGTTGTTCAATGGCCGCGCGGGCTACGATTTCGGCCCGCAGTTATCGAACCTGAACGTCGCCGTGGGGGTCAAGAATGTGTTCAACCACGAGTACTTCACGCGCTCGTACGACGACAACAACAAGGGCAAGTACGTAGGGCAGCCGCGAACCGTCTATCTCCAGACTTCTGTGGCTTTCTGA